A genomic window from Lotus japonicus ecotype B-129 chromosome 1, LjGifu_v1.2 includes:
- the LOC130747093 gene encoding uncharacterized protein LOC130747093, translating into MGLMEDDREYVDGISIASELGSGSQLRKLFTRMLMTNLISRPQEVWRKSWTLLSDGILYDRRKALNIPGTGKTFVWNILYAALRSRGLIVLNVASRGIASLLLPGDRTVHSRFSIPISINEISTCNLRQGSPKAQLLKKVSLIIWDETPMLNKHCFEALDRSLNDIMKTQSTHGYDIPFGGKVVVLGDDFRQILPVISKGSRSEIVGSAINSSYLWKHCKVMKLTVNMRLQNATSTSTAAEIKKFADWLLQVGDGTVKTIDEEETLIEIPPDLLIEQCKEPLLELVNFAYPKLAHNLQKSSFFQERAILAPTLESLEEINNFTLAMISGDET; encoded by the exons ATGGGATTAATGGAGGATGACCGGGAGTATGTTGATGGAATTTCAATTGCAAGTGAACTTGGTTCCGGATCTCAGCTAAGGAAATTATTTACTAGAATGCTGATGACAAACTTGATTTCCAGGCCACAAGAAGTTTGGAGAAAGTCTTGGACTCTTTTAAGTGATGGGATTTTATATGACAGAAGAAAAGCACTCAACATTCCAG gaaCTGGAAAAACATTTGTTTGGAATATATTATATGCTGCTTTGCGTTCAAGGGGCCTTATCGTCTTAAATGTCGCATCTCGCGGAATTGCATCTCTATTGTTACCTGGAGATAGAACTGTTCATTCAAGGTTTTCTATTCCTATTTCAATAAATGAGATATCAACCTGTAATCTTCGTCAAGGTTCCCCAAAAGCTCAATTATTGAAAAAAGTAAGCCTAATTATTTGGGATGAGACACCTATGTTAAACAAACATTGCTTTGAAGCTTTAGACAGATCTCTAAATGACATTATGAAGACTCAGTCTACCCATGGTTATGACATTCCATTCGGAGGTAAAGTTGTGGTACTGGGAGAcgactttagacaaatacttcCAGTTATTTCTAAAGGAAGCCGTTCTGAAATTGTCGGTTCAgctatcaattcttcatatctgtggaagcattgcaaggtaatgaaGTTGACTGTTAATATGAGATTGCAAAATGCTACATCAACTTCTACAGCAGCAGAAATAaaaaagtttgcagattggttgcttcaagtgggagaTGGTACAGTTAAAACGATTGATGAGGAAGAAACACTTATTgagattcctccagatcttcttaTTGAACAGTGTAAGGAACCGTTGCTTGAATTAGTTAATTTTGCATATCCAAAACTTGCACATAATTTGCAAAAAAGTTCATTCTTTCAAGAAAGAGCGATCcttgcaccaacacttgaaagtttagaggaaatcaacaactttaCGTTAGCAATGATTTCTGGTGATGAAACATAA